Proteins found in one Nitrosopumilus maritimus SCM1 genomic segment:
- a CDS encoding ribosomal L7Ae/L30e/S12e/Gadd45 family protein, with protein sequence MSKILEKSLKDAHKEGKLTMGTKQVLNSVKNSKLIVLSQSVEKEMIEQIETDAKKEKIPLVNFQGTSVALGRLCGLQFRISTISFTSIDDANIKSILKDTEAEEKND encoded by the coding sequence ATGAGTAAGATACTTGAAAAATCTTTGAAGGATGCCCATAAAGAAGGTAAATTAACAATGGGTACTAAACAAGTCTTGAACTCTGTAAAAAATTCCAAGCTAATTGTATTGTCTCAATCTGTAGAGAAAGAAATGATTGAGCAAATTGAAACAGATGCAAAAAAAGAAAAAATACCTTTAGTGAACTTCCAAGGAACTTCAGTCGCATTGGGTAGATTGTGTGGCTTACAATTTAGAATTTCAACAATTTCATTCACATCAATTGATGACGCAAACATCAAATCAATTTTAAAAGATACAGAAGCTGAGGAAAAAAATGATTAG
- a CDS encoding tetratricopeptide repeat protein, which yields MRLILGITLVLTAFTPLAFNDVFADSFNVSFNQDSYQTGDTLVISGQIIDFGMPVIAMSIFDPDEKILTANSLELSSDGSFSKTIPLESPFYEMSGDYLIKLDYGQVTEEHNFVIGDIISESEIAPQEVVALEIMSLYTEKEHYFDGDTVNIFGTVSSIDSPTILIGVHDPFGTPAGFYFGNINNNLEFSTNFLIKDGVNFKAEGTYSIKAHYAETSVEYFFEYSAESSTETQTTEDTTQTTEDTTQTTEDTTQTTEDTTQTTEDTTQTTEDTTQTTEDTTQTTEDTTQTTEDNIPRESVEEKIVSQNEAITETINEKTETETKIITKETQTKNDSENILENEEHDNLSVEDIELGKLLNQINLDCDSSTFVDTISYYDGMGPALYRLCQFDSSLNFFNESLTSDPDNVEILVNKGSTLGKIGFVSEAIAYYDHAISLDPQYLPAKNNKANALANLGNLDDAILLYNEILEENTNYYTARTNLNTALLLKSETSETSDVISTVKSEIETSPENTSPENIFPEKTISTENKNETQSNFFEELTRVFSSLFGFTE from the coding sequence ATGCGATTAATCTTAGGAATCACCCTAGTGTTAACAGCTTTTACACCACTTGCATTCAATGATGTTTTTGCTGATTCATTTAATGTGAGTTTTAATCAGGATAGTTATCAAACTGGTGACACACTAGTAATTTCTGGTCAAATAATTGATTTTGGAATGCCTGTCATTGCTATGAGTATATTTGATCCTGATGAAAAAATCCTCACTGCAAATAGTTTAGAACTTTCTTCTGATGGTAGTTTCTCAAAAACCATTCCTTTAGAGTCTCCATTTTATGAAATGTCTGGAGATTATCTCATAAAATTAGACTATGGACAAGTCACTGAAGAACATAACTTTGTAATTGGTGACATTATTTCTGAATCTGAAATTGCTCCTCAGGAGGTTGTTGCACTTGAAATTATGTCTCTCTATACTGAAAAAGAGCATTACTTTGATGGTGATACAGTCAACATTTTTGGAACTGTGTCATCCATAGATTCTCCTACTATTCTCATAGGAGTTCATGATCCATTTGGAACTCCTGCTGGATTTTATTTTGGAAATATAAACAATAACTTGGAGTTTTCCACAAACTTTCTAATCAAAGATGGAGTGAATTTTAAAGCTGAAGGAACTTACTCGATTAAAGCTCATTATGCTGAAACTAGTGTAGAATACTTCTTTGAATATTCTGCAGAATCATCTACAGAAACACAAACAACTGAAGACACAACACAAACAACTGAAGACACAACACAAACAACTGAAGACACAACACAAACAACTGAAGACACAACACAAACAACTGAAGACACAACACAAACAACTGAAGACACAACACAAACAACTGAAGACACAACACAAACAACTGAAGACACAACACAAACAACTGAAGACAATATACCTAGAGAATCTGTTGAAGAAAAAATAGTTTCACAAAATGAAGCAATAACTGAAACAATAAATGAAAAAACAGAAACTGAAACAAAAATTATTACAAAAGAAACTCAAACAAAAAATGATTCTGAAAATATTTTAGAAAATGAAGAACATGATAATCTTTCTGTAGAAGATATTGAGCTTGGAAAATTATTAAATCAAATTAATCTCGATTGTGATTCTAGCACTTTTGTTGATACTATTTCTTACTATGATGGTATGGGTCCTGCACTTTACAGATTATGTCAATTTGATAGTTCTTTGAATTTTTTTAATGAGTCTTTGACTAGTGATCCTGATAATGTTGAAATTCTTGTCAATAAAGGGTCTACACTAGGAAAAATTGGATTTGTTTCTGAAGCAATAGCATATTATGATCATGCTATCTCTCTTGATCCCCAATACCTGCCTGCAAAAAATAACAAAGCAAATGCCTTGGCTAATCTTGGAAATCTTGATGATGCCATTTTACTCTACAATGAAATCTTAGAGGAAAATACGAATTACTATACTGCAAGAACAAATCTCAATACTGCATTATTACTAAAATCTGAAACTTCTGAAACTTCTGATGTGATAAGTACTGTTAAATCTGAAATTGAAACTTCACCTGAAAATACTTCACCTGAAAACATTTTCCCTGAAAAAACAATCTCAACAGAAAACAAAAATGAAACACAATCAAACTTTTTTGAAGAATTAACTCGTGTATTTTCATCTTTGTTTGGTTTTACTGAGTGA
- a CDS encoding LSM domain-containing protein has product MADEISTLMTNSKDKVVLLRLRNNKTVQGTLKDFDIHMNLTLENAEDVSEEKPNPIGKVLLRGDNILAISLPEEESN; this is encoded by the coding sequence ATGGCTGATGAAATCTCAACACTAATGACAAACTCCAAAGACAAAGTTGTATTGCTTCGACTAAGAAATAATAAAACAGTTCAAGGAACTCTCAAAGATTTTGATATTCACATGAATCTTACATTAGAAAACGCTGAGGATGTTTCTGAAGAAAAACCCAATCCTATAGGCAAAGTCTTGCTTCGTGGCGATAATATTTTAGCAATTTCTCTTCCTGAGGAAGAATCCAACTAA
- a CDS encoding NusA-like transcription termination signal-binding factor: MTQSIKLTTDQMRMMSLFQNVTGATARDCVEDEKQDRVIFVVNTGKMGLAIGKGGMHIKSLQNIVKRNVELVEFDEDPAKFLSNLLNSKLVSEVKINTRADGTKQAIVMVDPRKKGIVVGREGRNAEKARMLAKRYFDITSVLINSPERQTLEM; encoded by the coding sequence ATGACACAATCAATCAAACTAACAACGGATCAAATGAGAATGATGTCTTTGTTCCAAAATGTTACTGGTGCAACAGCACGTGATTGCGTTGAAGATGAAAAACAAGATAGAGTAATTTTTGTAGTAAATACCGGAAAAATGGGACTTGCAATTGGCAAGGGTGGAATGCATATCAAATCATTACAAAACATTGTAAAAAGAAATGTTGAACTAGTCGAATTTGATGAAGATCCTGCAAAATTTTTGTCCAATTTGCTTAATTCCAAACTAGTATCTGAAGTAAAAATAAATACACGGGCAGACGGGACAAAACAGGCAATTGTTATGGTAGACCCAAGAAAGAAAGGTATTGTTGTTGGAAGAGAAGGCAGAAATGCTGAGAAGGCAAGAATGCTTGCAAAACGATATTTTGATATTACTAGTGTCTTGATTAACAGTCCTGAAAGACAAACTTTGGAGATGTAG